GATCAGCCCATCAGCTTGGGATGAAAACAACAGCAACCATGATGTTTGGACATATTGAAAAACCAAAACATATAATTGAACATCTGAGACACATTAGGGATCTTCAAGATGAATCTTTGAAAGAAGGAAAAGGATACTTTACAGCCTTTATCCCATGGACGTTCCAGAAAGGAGGGACCAAGCTTGATCACATAGAAACGGCAACAACCGTTTACTACCTGAAAGTTCTTGCCGTTTCCAGAATTTACCTTGATAATTTTGAAAATATCCAGTCTTCTCACGTTACACAAACTATGAAGGTTGGTCCTGTGGGTCTTCATTTTGGAGCTAATGATCTTGGAAGCACAATGATAGAGGAGAATGTTGTTGCCTCAACAGGCTGGAAAGTCTCAGCCCCAAGACCTGAAAAGATGGCACAGATAATAAAAAAAGCAGGATTCAAACCTGCCCAGAGGGATACCTACTACAACATCATAAGGTATTTTTAATCTGAAAGAAAATTACAAAAACAACAGATGCGAAGATAAGTGCATCAATCCTGTCAAGTATCCCCCCATGTCCTGGTATGAGATGGGAGGAATCTTTCTCCCCAACCTGTCTTTTTAAAAAACTTTCAAACAGATCCCCTATCTGCATAAGAATAGATGCTATTAAGACAGGAATAATCGCTTCAGGTATCTCAAAAAGGTATGCTGCTAACCCTCCTGCAAAAACCGATCCTATTATACTTCCAAATGCACCTTCCCATGTTTTTTTGGGGGATAGTCTTGGGGCAAGTCTGTGTTTCCCAAAAGTCTTCCCTACAAAATATGCCATCGTATCACCTGCCCAGACTGTTGCAAACAAAACAAACATAAGGTATTTATTCTGCTCATGGAGAAGGGCAAGTGAGGATATAAAAAAAACCCCGTAAGAAAGACCAAATACAGATGCTGTTAATGTGTCTAAACTGTAAACCCTGTGTGCGGTATAGAAACTGATCAGAAAAATAAGGAAAAAAATCAGAAAAGGAGGTAAAAAGAGAAAAATAATGGAAAGAAAAAATCCAGAGATCCCAAAAAACAGGGGATTAATACCTTCAAATCTTTTGCTGAGAAGGTGGAAAATTTCCCATGTTCCAATGCCTGTAATCAGGGCGATAGTTATTTTAAAAAGCCAGACAGGAAAATACAGAACAGAAAAAACAGCAGCAGCTGCTAAAATAATTCCTGTAATAGTCCTGACAAGAAGTTCGCTCATACGGCAAAGACCTTTCCAAACCTTCTTTCTCTGCTCTGGTATTCATACAGAGCTTTAATAAATTCGTCCTGACTAAAGTCGGGCCAGAGTGTCTCAGTAAAATAAAACTCTGTATAGGCTGTCTGCCACAGCATGAAGTTTG
This genomic interval from Persephonella sp. contains the following:
- a CDS encoding phosphatidate cytidylyltransferase, coding for MSELLVRTITGIILAAAAVFSVLYFPVWLFKITIALITGIGTWEIFHLLSKRFEGINPLFFGISGFFLSIIFLFLPPFLIFFLIFLISFYTAHRVYSLDTLTASVFGLSYGVFFISSLALLHEQNKYLMFVLFATVWAGDTMAYFVGKTFGKHRLAPRLSPKKTWEGAFGSIIGSVFAGGLAAYLFEIPEAIIPVLIASILMQIGDLFESFLKRQVGEKDSSHLIPGHGGILDRIDALIFASVVFVIFFQIKNTL